In Stomoxys calcitrans chromosome 2, idStoCalc2.1, whole genome shotgun sequence, the following proteins share a genomic window:
- the LOC106089826 gene encoding nucleoporin Ndc1: MSTTTILESKKLCLYRCLSAVALSIMMQFFLLTVFLLFVNFHVFHLLNWITETFSLVFSFYTWLSIMPLISAVIIYGILLGKSHLAVKEYYATRFKWLLGTVVRKSLFLMIHIAVGFLTAWLYARYLHLDYRSLVYQCYGMDCINPYYLFLVGAGISAGCYHFFKENLRQEPEVEYPIIQENKLVKLRSLLYSTLYKSLMKSFVPSMCYALGFWIFGDIVNRRLARFFDLEVDTGLSSLFSVITNVRLLFYSWILSSQILSNMNLMQKFFSILLGEEMHFVIEKNPVAKEGENEVTLVEALTMNQVPVIQNLAALDLFSMTGSMASGRRQQIYALSIPGGHPYNWNQLSSQCLTIINAFIDDLTTSVKNISTIKSTPLFCDIDKPTATEAAEKILLRQYNETYGIRRMVSEAPTSTIGPMTTNSGMTPKVPSVVQSINEQFEHISRQFEQALNTAFRTIPGVFYMFGEPDGAKTAFLLSNSQMIVWLTQGLAGICADSLSEDKYGVVQVALPQIIRALMKLKGELDKLNNVNLNGKKLDRNLITLKNSVRRSLYKIISVFGDYLRDLFDDPMEIRRLQCFMSYQEV, translated from the exons ATGTCTACCACCACAATTTTGGAAAGCAAAAAGTTATGCCTTTATCGCTGTCTCTCGGCGGTAGCCTTAAGCATAATGATGCAGTTTTTCCTGCTCACAGTGTTCCTGCTGTTTGTCAACTTCCATGTGTTCCATTTGCTGAATTGGATAACGGAGACATTTAGCTTGGTCTTCTCATTCTATACATGGCTGTCGATAATGCCCCTTATATCTGCTGTTATTATCTATGGAATATTGCTGGGGAAATCACATTTGGCCGTTAAAGAATACTATGCGACTCGCTTTAAATGGCTGCTGGGTACGGTCGTAAGAAAGAGTCTGTTTTTGATGATACATATAGCTGTGGGCTTTCTAACTGCTTGGTTGTATGCAAGATATTTGCATTTAGACTATAG GTCCTTGGTTTACCAATGTTATGGCATGGATTGCATTAATCCTTACTACCTTTTTCTGGTGGGTGCCGGCATTTCTGCAGGCTGCTATCATTTCTTCAAAGAAAATCTTCGCCAAGAACCTGAAGTGGAATATCCCATTATACAAGAAAATAAACTGGTGAAATTGCGCTCCCTGCTCTATTCCACTTTGTACAAGTCTCTAATGAAGTCATTTGTCCCCTCCATGTGTTATGCCTTGGGTTTTTGGATATTTGGTGATATTGTCAATCGCCGATTGGCCCGCTTCTTTGATCTGGAAGTAGATACTGGCCTCTCATCACTTTTCTCAGTCATTACCAATGTTCGTTTGTTATTCTACTCATGGATTTTGTCATCCCAAATTTTGAGTAACATGAATTTGATGCAGAAattcttttcaattttattgggCGAAGAAATGCATTTTGTAATTGAAAAGAATCCCGTGGCCAAGGAAGGAGAAAACGAAGTCACATTAGTGGAGGCCTTGACTATGAACCAAGTACCGGTTATACAGAATTTAGCAGCTTTGGATTTATTCAGTATGACTGGTAGTATGGCAAGCGGAAGGCGTCAGCAAATCTATGCCTTATCTATACCAG gtGGTCATCCTTACAATTGGAATCAACTTTCATCCCAATGTCTCACCATTATCAATGCTTTTATAGATGATCTAACAACATCTGTGAAAAATATCTCCACAATTAAATCCACACCTCTATTCTGTGATATCGATAAGCCCACAGCCACTGAAGCAGCTGAGAAAATCTTGTTACGTCAATACAATGAAACCTATGGCATAAGAAGAATGGTATCTGAGGCACCAACTTCTACAATTGGTCCTATGACAACTAATAGTGGGATGACACCAAAAGTTCCCTCAGTTGTACAGAGTATCAATGAACAGTTTGAGCACATCTCTAGGCAATTTGAACAGGCCTTAAATACCGCCTTTCGCACAATACCTGGGGTATTCTATATGTTTGGTGAGCCGGATGGTGCCAAAACCGCCTTCTTGCTATCCAATTCACAAATGATTGTCTGGCTTACACAAGGGCTGGCTGGTATATGTGCCGACTCATTGTCAGAAGATAAATATGGGGTAGTGCAGGTGGCTTTGCCACAAATCATAAGAGCCCTTATGAAACTAAAGGGTGAACTGGATAAGTTGAATAATGTGAATTTAAATGGCAAGAAATTGGATCGTAATTTGATAACTTTGAAAAATTCTGTTAGACGTAGTCTCTATAAAATTATCTCAGTATTTGGGGATTATTTGCGTGATCTCTTTGATGATCCCATGGAAATAAGAAGATTGCAATGTTTTATGAGTTATCAAGAGGTTTAA